Within the Nocardioides humi genome, the region ACCACCGCACCGAGGGCTGGGGCTCGGTGGCGGTGGCCTGCCTCGGCATCACCGCGCTGTTCGCCGCGCTCATCGCCGGCCTCCGATACGCCGACCGGCGGCTGCCTGCGCGCCCCCGGCAGCCGGCCGCGGTGTAGCGGCGGGCGGCCGCGTAGCGGAGGCGCGGACGAACGGGCGACCGCGCAGCGGCGGAGCGAAGCGACGTCCTTGACGGCGGGGGACGGTCGGCTACCGCGCGGCCGCCGACCAACCCCGCAAGACAGCCCTCACCGCGACGCCACCAGCGCCTCGATCCCGTCGAGCACCCGCTCCAGCCCGAACGCGAACGCATCGTCCCGGCCGGCCGCGCCCGCGAACGCGGCGGCGGCCAGCGGGTAGGCGTCAGCGCGGCTCGCGAGCACGTCGGCGAGGGCGAGCGCGAGCGCGCGCTCGGTCGCCGGCTCGGTGGCCTGCTGGACCAGTGCGCGCACGTGCGAGCCGACCAGCACCAGGCTGTCCAGCCGCTCGGCGGGACCGAGCGGCAGCCCGTCGAGGGCGGCGAGGCCGGCCTCGAGCCAGCCCAGCTCGTTCGGGCCGAAGACGCGCGGGCCGACGGCGGCGGCGAGCAGCCAGCGGTGCGCGGCGAAGCCGTCGCGCATCGCCTGCGCCCACGCGGCGAGGCGCGCGCGCCACGGTCCGTCGCCGGTCGCCGGCGGCTCGCCGAGGGTGCGGTCGACCATCAGGGCGACCAGCTCCGCCTTGCCCGGGACGTGGCGGTAGAGCGCCATCTTGGTCACGCCGACCTCGGCGGCCACGCGCTGCATCGACGCGGCCTCGAGGCCCTCGGCGTCCGCGACCCGGACGGCGGCCGCGACGATCCCGTCCAGGCTCACCCGCGGCCGCGGGCCCCTGCGCGGCGTGCGCCCCTGCGCCCACAGCACCTGCGCGACCCCGTCGTACGACATCGATCCCTCCTCGCCCCTTGACTAACTGTGTCTACCAGATACTAAACTGTGTCCACCAGACACAATTCGTCGGAGAACCCCGACATCCCCGACACGAGGAGGACACCATGAGGGTCCTGATCTCCGGCGCCAGCATCGCCGGTCCCGCCGCCGCCTTCTGGCTCACCCGCCTCGGCCACGAGGTCGTGGTCGTGGAGCAGGCGCCGTCGGTCCGCCCCGGCGGGCAGGCGGTCGACTTCAAGGGCGCGACCACCGCAGGGTGCTCGAGCGGATGGGCCTGTGGGACGCCGTCGACGCGGTGCGCACCGCCCCCACAGACCTGCACGTCGTCGACGCCGCCGACCGGCTGCGGGCGGTCATCCCCCACGAGTTCGTCGGCGGCGACGTGGAGGTGCTGCGCGGCGACCTCGGCGCACTGCTGCACGAGCGCACCACCAGCGCCGCGGAGTACGTCTTCGGCGACCGGATCGAGGCGATGACCGAGACCCCGGACGCCGTGGAGGTCACCTTCCGGAGCGGCCGCAGCGAGAGCTTCGACCTCGTGGTGGGCGCGGACGGCGTGCACTCCGGCGTACGCCGGCTCGCCTTCGGGCCCGAGGAGGAGCACGTCGAGTTCCTCGGCCACTACTACGCCGTGGTCGGCGCCAACCACCCCGCGCCGGCGACGGCGGACGGGCGCGCGATCGGCTACTGGTACAACGAGCCCGGCCGGCTCGCGGCGATCGGCGGCCCCAAGGCGCCCGACATGTTCGTCTTCGCCTCGCCCCGGCTCGACTACGACCGCCGCGACACCGACGCGCAGAAGCGTCTGGTGGCCCGGGCGTTCGAGGGGGCTGGCTGGAAGGTCCCGCAGATGCTGGAGCGACTGGAGGCGGCCGACGAGTTCTACCTCGACGGCCTCCACCGGGGACGGATGAGCCGGTACACCCGCGGACGCGTCGTCCTCGTGGGCGATGCCGCCTACGCCAACACCCTCGGCGGCTTCGGCACCGGCCTCGCGGTCGTCGGCGCCTACGTGCTGGCCGGCGAGCTGGCCGCGGCCGGCGACGACCACCGTACGGCGCTCGCCGGCTACGACCGCGTCATGCACCGCTACGCCCGGATCGCCCGCCGCGGCAACGCCGGGGGGTTCCTGGCGCCGTCGAGCCGGCTGCGCATCCGGCTGCGCGACGCGACCTTCCGCAACCGGATGCTGCTGGCGACGACGATGCGGCTGACCGACCTGTTCGCCAACGACATCGCGCTGCCGGAGTACCGCGAGCTGCCCGCCGTCAGCGCCGGCTGACCTCCGCCGCGGCGAGCTTGGCGGGCGCCCGCAGGATGTCGACCCGGGTGGCCCGCTCCCCCACGACGGTCAGCAGGATCAGCGAGATGAGCGTGCCGTCCTCGCGCAGCCCGATCGCGGGTGCGCCGTTGGCGTCGACCAGCTCCACCTCGACCCGGCCGACGTACTTGCCGACGAGGCCTGCGAGGAAGCGCGCCACCCGGTCGGCGCCGAGGACGGGACGCCGCGCGGAGCTGACGACGCCGCCACCGTCGGAGGTCAGCACCACGTCCGGGTCGAGGGTCGCGAGGAGGGCGGACAGGTCGCCCCCGGCCGCGGCGGCCAGGAACCGGCCGAGCACCTCCTCGTGGGCGGTGCGGTCGACCTCGAAGCGCGGGGTCTGCGCCGCGAGGTGGGTCCGGGCGCGGGCGGCCAGCTGGCGGACGGCGGCGGGCGTGCGGCCGACCACGGCGGCGACCTCCGGGAAGCCCATCCCGAACACGTCGTGCAGCACCCAGGCGGTCCGCTCCGCCGGCGACAGCGACTCCAGGACGACGGCCAGGGCGTAGCTCACCGTCTCGTCGAGGGTCACCCGGTCGGCGGGATCGGCCTCGGACGCGGAGACGAAGGGCTCGGGCAGCCACGGGCCGACGTACTCCTCGCGACGCACCCGCGCCGAGCGCAGCACGTCGGTGGCCGCCCGGGCGACGGCGACGGTCAGCCAGCCGGTGAGGTCGCGGACCGGCTCGCGGGCGTCGGCCGCCACGAGCCGGGTCCAGCAGTCGGCGACGACGTCCTCGGCCTCGGCGCGGCTGCCGAGGATCGCGTAGGCGACGCGCACCATCCGCGGGCGGAGCGCGTCGTACTCGACCGCCAGCGCGGCCTGCCGGTCAGCCACGGGCCAGCCACTCCTCGAAGGTCTCCGTGCCGAGCCTCGCCCCGGCGCCCGGGAGCAGCCCGCCGGCCCGGGCCTGGCGACCCGCCCTCCCCGTCATCGGCACCGGTACGACGAGCCGCCGCATGCCGCGGGCCCGGACCACCCGGCGCACCAGGGCGTCCATCGCCTCGGGCCGCGGTCCGCCCAGGTCGGGCAGCAGCCCGCCGGGGTCGGCGAGCGCGGCGGCCACCAGCGCGGCGGCGACCTCGCGCGCCGCGATCGGCTGGCTGCGCATCCGCAGCGCCAGGGCGAGGGGGCGGGGACTGCGCTGCACCAGCTGCAGCGCGAACTCGTGGAACTGGGTGGCGCGCAGCACCGACCACGGCACCGGGCCGGCCGCGACCAGCTCCTCCTGGCGCCGCTTGCCGAGGTAGTAGGGCAGGTCGACGCGGTCGCTGCCGACGATGGAGAGCGCGACGTGGTGGCGCACGCCCGCCTGCGCGCCCGCCTCGAGGAGATGGCCGGTCGCGGCCTCGAAGAAGGCGACCGACCTCTTCCCGCTCAGGGTCTCGACGTTGCTCGCGTCGACCACCGCGTCGACGCCCTCCAGCGCGGCGGCGAGGCCGGCTCCGGTCGTGAGGTCGATCCCCTGGGAGCGGGCGATGACGACCGGGGTCGCGCCGGCGCGGCGTACCTCCTCGACGGCCAGGGAGCCGACCAGGCCGGTGCCGCCCGCCACTGCGATCTTCACGTTGTTCGTGTCCATGACAGGTAGACGGGACAGCGGGCCCGGCTGTGACATCGGGCGGCGGGCCGAATCAGGCGGCGTCCCCCGCGCCTCCAGCGCGGCGGTCAGCAGGGCGACCAGGGCCTCGGTCTGCAGGTCGATGGCACCGCCCTCGACCTCCTCGCCGGCGCCGTCGAGCGCCCGGGCGGCGAGCCCGGCCTTCTTGTCGATCAGCTCGGCGATCCGGGTGTCGAGGGTCTGGGTGGCGATCACCCGCCACGCCGTGACCGGCTCGGCCTGGCCGATCCGGTGCACGCGGTCGATGGCCTGGGTCTGCTCGGCGTCGGTCCAGGACAGCTCGGCGAGCACCAGGTTGGACGCGACCTGCAGGTTGAGGCCGACGCCGGCGGCGGTGAGCGAGCAGACCGCGACCTGGACGTCGGGGTCGTTGACGAAGGCGTCGATCTCCTTCTGCCGGGTCGTGGAGCTCTGGTCGCCGCGCACCGAGCTGTACCTGATGCCCCGCTCGGCGAAGGTCCGCTCGGCGGTGTCCATGACGTCGATGTGCTTGGCGAAGAACACGACCTTGCCGACGTTGCGCGCCAACTGGGCGGTGTAGTCGGCGGCGAGGCCGGCCTTGGCCTGGCCGATCCGGCGCATCATCGTGAAGACGTTCTCGCCCGTCTTGGTGGAGTTGTCCTCGCGCTCCCAGCCGGCGACCTGGCGGACCAGGCGGTGGTCGATGCCCTCGACCACGGCGCCGGTACGGCGGGTGGCGATCGCGGCGTCGTACCGCTCCACCATCCGGCGGGCCAGCTCCTGCTCGGCCTTGCGGATGGACCGGCCGGACTCGCCCTCGAGCTCGACCGGGATGTCGGCGACCCGGCGGGCCGGGATGTCGGCGGCGACGTCGATCTTGCGGCGGCGCGCGATGCCCTGCTCGATGACGGCACGGCGGGCGGCGGGGTAGAACGCCGGGTCGGCCGGGGTCAGCCCGGTCTCCTCGAGCGCCTCCATCAGCGCGCCCTGCGGCACGACCTCGTCGATCCAGCCGAGGAACTGCCAGATCGCGCGGAAGTCCTCGATGTCGTTGATCAGCGGGGTGCCGGTCAGCGCCATCATCAGCGGCCGCGCGATCCGCGAGCGGATCCGGGAGGCGATCTCCAGCACGTTCTGGGAGCGCTGCGAGCTCTTGTTCTTGATGTAGTGGGCCTCGTCGACGATCATCCCGCGGAAGCCGTGGGTGCCGAGCCAGCCGACGTGCCGGTCGAGGATCTCGTAGTTGACGACGAACACGTCGGCGAAGCCGTCGGCGTCGTCGCCGTCGCCGTGCAGCACGGTCGCGCGGCGGTTCGGCGTCCAGATCTCGACCTCGCGGGCCCAGTTGGTCTTCACGACGTTGGGGACGACGGCGAGCAGCGGGAAGGCGCCGGCGGCCTCGGCGGCGAGCAGCGCCTGGGCGGTCTTGCCGAGGCCCGGCTCGTCGGCGAGCAGGTAGGTGCGGTGCCCCTCGGCGGCGGAGGCGATCAGCTGCGCCTGGTGGGCCATCAGCTCGCGGCCGACCGGCGCGTGCCGACCGGTGAGCGCGGTCAGCTGGTCGGCGTCGGGCAGCGGCATGCAGGCGGGCGCGTCGGGCGCCGCCCGCTCGAAGGAGCGG harbors:
- a CDS encoding TetR/AcrR family transcriptional regulator; this encodes MSYDGVAQVLWAQGRTPRRGPRPRVSLDGIVAAAVRVADAEGLEAASMQRVAAEVGVTKMALYRHVPGKAELVALMVDRTLGEPPATGDGPWRARLAAWAQAMRDGFAAHRWLLAAAVGPRVFGPNELGWLEAGLAALDGLPLGPAERLDSLVLVGSHVRALVQQATEPATERALALALADVLASRADAYPLAAAAFAGAAGRDDAFAFGLERVLDGIEALVASR
- a CDS encoding FAD-dependent monooxygenase: MLERMGLWDAVDAVRTAPTDLHVVDAADRLRAVIPHEFVGGDVEVLRGDLGALLHERTTSAAEYVFGDRIEAMTETPDAVEVTFRSGRSESFDLVVGADGVHSGVRRLAFGPEEEHVEFLGHYYAVVGANHPAPATADGRAIGYWYNEPGRLAAIGGPKAPDMFVFASPRLDYDRRDTDAQKRLVARAFEGAGWKVPQMLERLEAADEFYLDGLHRGRMSRYTRGRVVLVGDAAYANTLGGFGTGLAVVGAYVLAGELAAAGDDHRTALAGYDRVMHRYARIARRGNAGGFLAPSSRLRIRLRDATFRNRMLLATTMRLTDLFANDIALPEYRELPAVSAG
- the sigJ gene encoding RNA polymerase sigma factor SigJ, with the protein product MADRQAALAVEYDALRPRMVRVAYAILGSRAEAEDVVADCWTRLVAADAREPVRDLTGWLTVAVARAATDVLRSARVRREEYVGPWLPEPFVSASEADPADRVTLDETVSYALAVVLESLSPAERTAWVLHDVFGMGFPEVAAVVGRTPAAVRQLAARARTHLAAQTPRFEVDRTAHEEVLGRFLAAAAGGDLSALLATLDPDVVLTSDGGGVVSSARRPVLGADRVARFLAGLVGKYVGRVEVELVDANGAPAIGLREDGTLISLILLTVVGERATRVDILRAPAKLAAAEVSRR
- a CDS encoding SNF2-related protein: MARGGQRGATQQRRGSQSARTRRNEEGIIPQLARAVREVEAAVARRSAMPEVRAKFQVVALLAREERARVKADPDLSDSRRGEELKRLDGIATILAQTAARDSTLFTLLDENAEVSESAKAMRRELLRKAGVDEPEPEPVPVAVDPELAALAEKRVTPLSVQAYQLSHPFLAPDFAHARVKVPPRRLAGWELLEPLFRSFERAAPDAPACMPLPDADQLTALTGRHAPVGRELMAHQAQLIASAAEGHRTYLLADEPGLGKTAQALLAAEAAGAFPLLAVVPNVVKTNWAREVEIWTPNRRATVLHGDGDDADGFADVFVVNYEILDRHVGWLGTHGFRGMIVDEAHYIKNKSSQRSQNVLEIASRIRSRIARPLMMALTGTPLINDIEDFRAIWQFLGWIDEVVPQGALMEALEETGLTPADPAFYPAARRAVIEQGIARRRKIDVAADIPARRVADIPVELEGESGRSIRKAEQELARRMVERYDAAIATRRTGAVVEGIDHRLVRQVAGWEREDNSTKTGENVFTMMRRIGQAKAGLAADYTAQLARNVGKVVFFAKHIDVMDTAERTFAERGIRYSSVRGDQSSTTRQKEIDAFVNDPDVQVAVCSLTAAGVGLNLQVASNLVLAELSWTDAEQTQAIDRVHRIGQAEPVTAWRVIATQTLDTRIAELIDKKAGLAARALDGAGEEVEGGAIDLQTEALVALLTAALEARGTPPDSARRPMSQPGPLSRLPVMDTNNVKIAVAGGTGLVGSLAVEEVRRAGATPVVIARSQGIDLTTGAGLAAALEGVDAVVDASNVETLSGKRSVAFFEAATGHLLEAGAQAGVRHHVALSIVGSDRVDLPYYLGKRRQEELVAAGPVPWSVLRATQFHEFALQLVQRSPRPLALALRMRSQPIAAREVAAALVAAALADPGGLLPDLGGPRPEAMDALVRRVVRARGMRRLVVPVPMTGRAGRQARAGGLLPGAGARLGTETFEEWLARG